The following proteins come from a genomic window of Streptomyces liliiviolaceus:
- a CDS encoding TraR/DksA family transcriptional regulator — protein MSLDTPLPGTRLERLSAHEALQRLEHERNSRLTQLLALDEAGADEETEEHVVSAQKDTIRRVLAEVEDAFARVRNGRYGDCLDCAKPIPVERLEILPYTRFCVPCRRGTV, from the coding sequence ATGTCACTGGACACCCCCCTGCCCGGAACCCGACTTGAGCGACTGTCGGCGCACGAAGCCCTCCAGCGCCTCGAACACGAACGCAACTCCCGCCTCACGCAACTGCTGGCCCTCGACGAGGCGGGGGCGGACGAGGAGACGGAGGAACACGTGGTGTCCGCGCAGAAGGACACGATCCGGCGGGTCCTCGCCGAGGTCGAGGACGCCTTCGCCCGCGTCCGGAACGGCAGGTACGGCGACTGCCTCGACTGCGCGAAGCCCATTCCGGTCGAGCGCCTGGAGATCCTGCCGTACACGCGGTTCTGCGTCCCCTGCCGACGCGGGACCGTCTGA
- a CDS encoding acetate and sugar kinases/Hsc70/actin family protein — translation MTASGDLGRLAGRHRSWPWCRHCTGIALDLGSARTRAWTSGRRTILDVPTVTVPGSGATYPVQRGTIVDTPGASRMLDRLLGHRLPRFGRPLLILTTPVLGGVAYRAQARTAVEVLRPRTVLTVPTARAVAMAVDADLTRPLLVVDIGAHLTEVTLLADGAVVDARHTALGTGDLDGNTPPSLIADAIVAMVTTMLEQDRTPETLDALQRGVLLAGGGALRPDITYRLSGRLHAPARPVPAPHTAAVRGAAQLLRTAHAHPSLPVVEIGAGSE, via the coding sequence ATGACCGCCTCGGGAGACCTCGGTCGCCTCGCGGGCCGGCATCGCTCCTGGCCCTGGTGCCGGCACTGCACCGGCATCGCCCTCGACCTGGGCAGCGCCCGTACCCGTGCCTGGACGTCCGGGCGACGGACGATCCTCGACGTGCCCACGGTGACCGTCCCGGGAAGCGGCGCCACGTACCCCGTTCAGCGCGGCACCATCGTCGACACCCCCGGCGCCTCCCGGATGCTGGACCGGCTGCTCGGCCACCGGCTGCCCCGGTTCGGCCGCCCGCTGCTCATTCTCACGACGCCCGTGCTGGGCGGGGTCGCCTACCGGGCGCAGGCGCGGACCGCCGTCGAGGTCCTGCGCCCGCGTACGGTGCTGACGGTCCCCACCGCACGCGCCGTGGCCATGGCCGTGGACGCAGACCTGACCCGCCCGTTGCTCGTCGTGGACATCGGGGCCCATCTCACCGAGGTCACGCTGCTCGCGGACGGCGCGGTCGTGGACGCCCGCCACACCGCGCTGGGCACCGGCGACCTGGACGGGAACACCCCGCCCTCGCTGATAGCCGACGCGATCGTCGCCATGGTGACCACCATGCTGGAACAGGACCGCACCCCCGAGACGCTCGACGCCCTCCAGCGGGGTGTGCTCCTCGCCGGGGGAGGCGCCCTGCGCCCCGACATCACCTACCGCCTCAGCGGCCGGCTCCACGCTCCCGCGCGGCCCGTGCCGGCCCCGCACACCGCGGCGGTCCGCGGCGCCGCGCAACTGCTGCGGACCGCCCACGCGCACCCGTCGCTGCCGGTCGTGGAGATCGGCGCAGGGTCAGAGTGA
- a CDS encoding MHYT domain-containing protein, producing MNSTVSQFNYGMITPVVAFLMACAGAALGLRCTTRSVRMGAQGRRGPWLTLGAICIGSGIWTMHFIAMIGFTIDGASIRYDMALTFLSLGVAVAVVLLGVFIVGYRGTSPLTLGVAGVVTGAGVAAMHYIGMYGMKFAGHMSFDPVTVGLSVLIAVTAATAALWAAVSLHTLASAAAASVIMGVAVTGMHYTGMAAMSVHVDAGSRVQGQSSMDLLFSLIPMVGGPIVVLVLAAVIVMFDPDMLVGNDPVQNIQGQGQEPEAASVADTRPTASWPSL from the coding sequence GTGAACAGCACAGTCAGCCAGTTCAACTACGGAATGATCACTCCGGTCGTCGCGTTCCTGATGGCCTGCGCCGGCGCGGCGCTCGGTCTGCGCTGCACGACACGGTCGGTACGCATGGGCGCACAGGGCCGCAGGGGCCCGTGGCTCACACTGGGCGCGATCTGCATCGGATCGGGCATCTGGACGATGCACTTCATCGCCATGATCGGGTTCACCATCGACGGTGCCTCGATCCGGTACGACATGGCCCTCACGTTCCTCAGCCTGGGCGTCGCGGTGGCCGTGGTCCTGCTCGGCGTGTTCATCGTGGGGTACCGCGGCACCTCGCCCCTCACCCTGGGAGTGGCCGGTGTGGTCACCGGCGCGGGTGTGGCGGCGATGCACTACATCGGCATGTACGGCATGAAGTTCGCCGGGCACATGAGCTTCGACCCCGTGACGGTCGGCCTGTCGGTCCTGATCGCCGTCACGGCGGCCACCGCCGCACTCTGGGCTGCCGTGTCCCTGCACACCCTGGCGTCCGCCGCGGCCGCGAGCGTCATCATGGGCGTCGCCGTCACGGGCATGCACTACACCGGCATGGCCGCCATGAGCGTGCACGTCGACGCGGGCTCCAGGGTCCAGGGCCAGTCCTCGATGGATCTGCTCTTCTCCCTGATTCCCATGGTGGGTGGACCGATCGTCGTACTGGTCCTCGCGGCCGTGATCGTCATGTTCGACCCCGACATGCTGGTCGGCAACGACCCCGTACAGAACATCCAGGGTCAGGGGCAGGAGCCGGAGGCCGCGTCCGTCGCGGACACGCGGCCCACCGCGTCCTGGCCCTCACTCTGA
- a CDS encoding TraR/DksA family transcriptional regulator translates to MVTDRIIDDRGTTLSADDLAALRENLHEQRLFRQEQLKQLRQQAQELPASDTHRADAPSDRRAGPQAEVRGKLAASARTVLADIEAALARMDQGCYGSCRLCQEPIDRARLAVVPQGRYCTRCQQVREAGR, encoded by the coding sequence ATGGTGACCGACCGAATCATCGACGACCGCGGCACGACCCTGTCGGCCGACGACCTCGCCGCGCTGCGCGAGAACCTGCACGAGCAGCGTCTGTTCCGCCAGGAGCAGCTGAAGCAACTACGACAACAGGCGCAGGAGCTCCCGGCGTCCGACACGCACCGCGCCGACGCGCCGAGCGACCGCCGGGCCGGCCCTCAGGCCGAGGTCCGGGGCAAGCTCGCCGCCTCCGCCCGTACGGTCCTCGCCGACATCGAGGCCGCGCTCGCGCGCATGGACCAGGGCTGCTACGGCTCTTGCCGGCTGTGTCAGGAGCCGATCGACCGCGCACGTCTGGCGGTCGTACCGCAGGGCCGCTACTGCACCCGGTGCCAGCAGGTCAGGGAGGCCGGCCGATGA